TTACCAGGTTAGGCGTGACCAATAACACTAATGCAGAAGCGGTCATCAAAATCAGTGCAACGAGCGTGGTACTGATTACATTGCCGCCCCAGACCCACCAATTGAATTGCGCGAAATAAATTCCGGGAATATTCTGTACCAGCACCAGCAGAACCATTAATTTCGCCGAACTATACGCAATGATCGTCGTTAAACTATAGCTCAAAAACGTCGCACCAAAAATAGCTGCTCGGCGAAATCCTAAGCTCTGTAACCACTCATTCTGATGCCGGTAACGTGGAATGGCAATGAGTGCTATGCCCACTAAAATACTGATTCCCCATAGAAAATCATTTGGTTCAACATTACTCCCAACGCGCAAATTCGCCAATAATCCCCGCCGATCAGCATGATAAACTTGTAAATATTGATTCAAGTACTGCTGTTTCGAAGGTGCTACTAAGCCATCTACATCCTGATACTGTTGCCGCCGGTGGTCGTATTTAAGACCTGAAATTAGCATGTCATGATTCTGATCTAGCATTTGCCAGTGTTGATTCATTCTGAAGCCAGTCCACGCCCCCAGTGCTATAAACAAAATCAGCATACCAATGAGAAGTGGCGCATGCTGCCAAATAATCAAGTGCCCCAATTTTTTATTCATCTCACAACTTCCCCCAGTTGATGGTAACGACGGCCAACACGATAGACGAGCAGTGCCATCATAGTCAGCACGATTCCGACCAATTCATACCACGGCGCAATTGTTCCCATCAAAGGCAGTAGTAGGATGTCCCCAAGTGTTGAGCCAATACTCAAACTAATCAAAGCACTGGCGATAACCCCATTAAATAGCGATTGTTGCCGCAATGTGGTGATATCCGCTGACCATTGACGACAGGCCACCCAAGTTAATCCTAGTAGCATCAGCAAGCCCACTAATGCCATGATTGCCGCTACCCCGTAGTGAACATGTAACCGGATACTAGGCAACGACTGAATGTGAAACCACCGCAACCACATATTTGTCCGCGTTAACATTCCCGACGCCCAACGCCAGGTCAGAGTGCTGATCAGGATTGCTAACCATAACCGCTGATTAAAGCTCCCCACCAGCCAAGCAAGCATAATTAGGCACCCACTGACCATCGTCACTGCCACACTACTTCCCAAGAGGGCGGCCCCGTTACGGTATTGCTGATAAACTTGGGGGATTGCAGCCGTGATCCAGCCATAATAAATCACTTGACTTACAAAAACGGTGACCATTAATAGCAGCCCGAGCCGCAGCTGTTGCCACCAAATTTGCCAACGCGTAACACCTAAACCAGCCATAAACTCGAAGCGGTGTGTGCGACGACCCCAGAATGCAAGCAGCAAACCGCTGACGAGTCCCAAAACATAATACAAACGGTTGGGTTGTTGGGCCCGCACTGCCTGATTGGGATCCGTAGAAGTGTATTCGCCAGGCCAAAAAAACTGGTCAAGATGTTCATAATAAACATGCAGGCTAACCGCCGGACGACCGGCAACTTTATAGTCTTTCGGGTGTTTAACAAAATCTGCAGCGTTGATCCGTTCACCACGTACACTCCGGGCATGTTCCACCTGCCAAGTATGTGTCACATTAATTGCCATTAATAAGCTCACTAACAGACACGTTGCCGTCACAAGTCGCACCCAAGGCCGATTTTGTTGCCACCATAACCGTCTCAATTTTACAGTTGCCATTCTACACACCACCCCAAACAGCTTGCCGGTCGCCCAATTTAACTCGGAAAACATCTGTAATGGTCAACGGCTGGACGGCCATCATCAATGGTTGATTTTGTTGGAGCGCTGTCTCAATTGTCGGCGTGTAGTCCGCAAAGTACACTTCTAAGACCCGACCGTAAACTTTAATCAGCTGCCCATGCTCTTTCACAACCGCTGGTATATGCTTATCTGCAAAAACAAGCTGAAACTTGCGGGCCGTTGCCCGTAAACTTTCTAGGTCGTAATCAGCAACTAATTCATGATGTTGCAAAAACAGCACTTGGTCGCATAAACCGTCAAGTTCATCAAGATTATGTGATGAAATCAAGAAACTGACGCCGTGTTCGGCGACCTCCTCAACCATATAGGCTACAATCCGCTCGCGCACGATGATATCCAAACCATCAAACGGCTCATCCAAAATAATATATGGCACGTGACTCGCTAACGCTAGCAAGATTTGAAATAACATCTGCTGACCCTTTGATAACCGCTGGTAGTAGCTTTTGGTTGATAAATGCTCGGCCGCTAATAACGCTGTTAGTTGCGATTGGTCAAAGTCATCGTAAGCCAACGCGTATGTCGTTATGATCTGTCGCAACCGTTGACCACCAAAAAAGTGACGTTGTGTATCAATATAAAATAATTTTTGCCGACAGTATGGTTGCTGCAAAGTCGACTGCCCCTCAATCACTAATTCGCCTTCGTCCGCCAAATAGTGATCAGCCATCGTCCGAAAGAGCGTCGTCTTTCCAACGCCGTTCCGCCCGACCAACCCAACGATTCGACCTGGCTGCCAAGTAAAAGTAATCCCCCTTAATATTTCACGATTATCAATCCGCTTACTTAATGCTTTAACTTGGATACTCATCCCGTGACTCCCCCTTTTGATAAGCCGTGGTCACCCACGCCTGAACTTGCTGCGCACTGATTCCTAAAAATTGTGCTTCCGTTAACAGTGATTGTAAGCGCGTCTGAAGATCATCAACCGCATTCGAATCAATTGCAATCTGACTCGATTCACTCACAAACGTCCCCCGACCTTTTACAGTATACACGGCTCGCTGATGCTCCAAGATTTGATAAGCCTTACTGACCGTGTTCGGATTAAGGTGCATTTCTGACGCCATTGCTCGAATTGAAGGCAATTGATCCCCTGGTCGTAAGACTTCCTGAACGATCTGCTGCTTAATCTGCATAACTAACTGTTCGTAATACGGTGCCCCATTAGTTGCAAACGGCATTTTATCACCTCGGTATT
This Lactiplantibacillus plantarum DNA region includes the following protein-coding sequences:
- a CDS encoding GntR family transcriptional regulator encodes the protein MPFATNGAPYYEQLVMQIKQQIVQEVLRPGDQLPSIRAMASEMHLNPNTVSKAYQILEHQRAVYTVKGRGTFVSESSQIAIDSNAVDDLQTRLQSLLTEAQFLGISAQQVQAWVTTAYQKGESRDEYPS
- a CDS encoding ATP-binding cassette domain-containing protein, yielding MSIQVKALSKRIDNREILRGITFTWQPGRIVGLVGRNGVGKTTLFRTMADHYLADEGELVIEGQSTLQQPYCRQKLFYIDTQRHFFGGQRLRQIITTYALAYDDFDQSQLTALLAAEHLSTKSYYQRLSKGQQMLFQILLALASHVPYIILDEPFDGLDIIVRERIVAYMVEEVAEHGVSFLISSHNLDELDGLCDQVLFLQHHELVADYDLESLRATARKFQLVFADKHIPAVVKEHGQLIKVYGRVLEVYFADYTPTIETALQQNQPLMMAVQPLTITDVFRVKLGDRQAVWGGV